In Pseudomonas sp. ADAK18, a single window of DNA contains:
- a CDS encoding aldo/keto reductase, producing MHYKVFGRRSGLRVSELALGTGNFGTGWGHGAERDEAKRIFDGYLEAGGNFIDTANGYQVGQSESMLSEFITAERDNLILATKYTLSTRPDDGISKSGNNRKNLIRAVEESLKRLKTDHIDLFWAHISDSVTPMEEILRGFDDLVRAGKIHYAGLSNFPAWRIARADLLAEVRGFAPIVGIQMEYSLAERSADRELLPMAEALGLAATLWSPLGGGFLTGKYRTSQDDTRASKLGILVHTERSAQETALLDTLLAVAAEIDATPTHVAIAWLREKARRSTTSLIPILGPRTREQLDATLGALQVQLSADQLSRLDAVSAVALGIPHQMIVDYAPRFTGTPNLDRPFLPTV from the coding sequence ATGCATTACAAAGTCTTCGGTCGCCGCAGCGGCCTGCGGGTTTCAGAGCTGGCCCTGGGCACCGGCAATTTCGGTACGGGCTGGGGTCATGGTGCCGAGCGTGATGAGGCCAAGCGGATTTTCGACGGTTATCTGGAAGCGGGTGGCAACTTCATCGACACCGCCAACGGCTATCAGGTCGGGCAATCGGAAAGCATGCTCAGCGAGTTCATTACCGCCGAACGCGACAACCTGATACTTGCCACCAAATACACATTGTCGACTCGTCCCGACGACGGCATTTCAAAGTCCGGCAACAACCGCAAAAACCTGATCCGTGCGGTCGAAGAAAGCCTCAAGCGCCTGAAGACCGACCACATCGACCTGTTCTGGGCCCATATCAGTGACAGCGTCACGCCAATGGAAGAAATCCTGAGGGGCTTCGATGATCTGGTCCGAGCCGGCAAGATCCACTACGCCGGGTTGTCCAACTTCCCGGCCTGGCGTATCGCTCGGGCGGACCTGTTGGCTGAGGTGCGCGGCTTTGCGCCGATCGTCGGGATTCAGATGGAATACAGCCTCGCCGAACGCAGCGCCGACCGCGAACTGCTGCCCATGGCCGAAGCGTTAGGATTGGCCGCAACGCTGTGGTCGCCGCTGGGCGGCGGATTCCTCACCGGCAAATACCGCACCAGCCAGGACGACACCCGCGCCAGCAAGCTCGGTATTTTGGTCCACACCGAAAGAAGTGCCCAGGAAACTGCGTTGCTCGACACCTTGTTGGCCGTCGCCGCAGAGATTGATGCCACCCCCACCCACGTTGCCATTGCCTGGCTGCGGGAAAAGGCCCGTCGCTCCACCACCAGCCTGATCCCGATCCTTGGTCCGCGTACCCGCGAACAGTTGGACGCGACCCTCGGCGCGTTGCAGGTACAACTCTCGGCTGATCAACTGAGCCGATTGGACGCCGTGAGCGCAGTGGCACTGGGCATACCGCATCAAATGATCGTCGACTACGCGCCCCGCTTCACCGGCACGCCGAACCTTGATCGCCCCTTCCTTCCGACCGTCTGA
- a CDS encoding YafY family protein, protein MSRTSRLLTLLQVLRGKKRPVTAAILAVELEVSERTLYRDIAELTALGAPIFGEAGVGYVLRSGLFLPPLMLNADETEAIVLGLRYVDQRGDEVLSHAAANALAKIAAVLDPTAQEALRNPTLLPGPRGYGYPENRVPLNVFRDAIRNQAKLHIDYADASQTPSQRLIWPLALGFLNEARVIVAWCELRGAYRTFRTDRIAAATVQGERYPGRRSDWLRGWRKLMEQNESGPFTPDKN, encoded by the coding sequence GTGTCGCGAACCAGTCGTCTGCTGACCTTGTTGCAAGTCTTGCGGGGCAAAAAACGCCCGGTGACGGCGGCCATCCTGGCGGTAGAGCTGGAGGTTTCCGAGCGCACGCTCTATCGGGATATCGCTGAGTTGACGGCCCTCGGCGCGCCGATCTTCGGTGAAGCCGGCGTGGGCTATGTGTTGCGCAGCGGATTGTTCCTGCCGCCGCTGATGCTCAATGCCGACGAGACCGAAGCCATCGTCCTGGGCTTGCGCTATGTCGATCAGCGGGGCGATGAGGTGTTGAGTCACGCCGCTGCCAATGCGTTGGCGAAAATCGCTGCGGTACTGGACCCCACCGCCCAGGAAGCCTTGCGTAATCCCACGCTGTTACCGGGCCCGCGGGGGTATGGCTACCCGGAAAACCGAGTGCCACTGAATGTGTTCCGTGACGCCATTCGCAACCAGGCCAAGTTGCATATCGATTATGCCGACGCCAGCCAGACCCCGAGCCAACGCCTGATCTGGCCCCTGGCCCTGGGCTTTCTCAATGAAGCGCGGGTGATAGTGGCCTGGTGCGAATTGCGCGGAGCCTATCGCACTTTTCGCACCGATCGGATTGCCGCCGCCACTGTCCAGGGTGAACGTTATCCGGGGCGGCGCAGTGACTGGTTGCGAGGGTGGCGCAAGTTGATGGAGCAGAACGAATCCGGGCCTTTCACTCCTGACAAGAACTGA